The Methanococcoides methylutens genome has a window encoding:
- a CDS encoding PAS domain-containing protein — MEGSNLDGSNIIQREFSGDESCKSSTGSFVDSDILSPIFDDIPMIMILVNQEGKVEYINRTATIALGNEKKDSIGLLGGELFGCVNSIKLEGCGKNRECSECTVRNSVMHTFETGESIYKKEGELEIVSNDKSVTLHFLISTTLIRQNNEPLVLLTVDDITEQKNNCLAFEEAIRKQKALEGIINNSSTMAFLWRAEDLWPADYASENVLKLGYSAEDFVLGRINYGDLVHPDDYQMVKDTLKGKCKEGSDNYNSEYRLITKDGNLLWVNEKTFILRNGEGKATHFQGIVQDITERKQAEEAMLRAKVAAESANMAKTEFISNMSHELRTPLTMIIGFSDLLCSEDYGSLNEEQKKYISKVLRNGNHLLELINDLLDFSNIETGEMELRVNEFTVSDAIDEVGALMIPLSKKKGIDLTFNIDIEMPTIKADMIKFKQVLYNLVNNSIKFTDQGGAVTIGGKISDSSVNIFVKDIGIGISQENQEKLFKPFFQVDSSNSREYGGTGLGLALVKKFVEMHGGEVWVKSELGKGSTFGFSMPTDPENISC; from the coding sequence AGGAAGGGAAAGTTGAATACATCAATCGGACTGCTACTATTGCATTAGGGAACGAAAAAAAGGATAGTATTGGTCTTCTTGGTGGTGAACTCTTCGGCTGTGTAAATTCGATCAAATTAGAAGGTTGTGGGAAGAACAGAGAATGCTCAGAATGTACTGTAAGAAACTCTGTTATGCACACTTTTGAGACCGGTGAAAGCATTTACAAAAAGGAAGGCGAATTGGAGATCGTAAGCAATGATAAGTCTGTAACACTTCATTTTTTGATTTCAACGACCCTGATACGACAAAATAATGAACCACTTGTATTGCTGACTGTGGACGATATTACTGAGCAGAAGAACAATTGTCTTGCCTTTGAGGAAGCAATTCGGAAACAAAAAGCTCTGGAAGGCATCATAAACAATAGCTCTACAATGGCATTCTTATGGAGGGCAGAGGATCTCTGGCCTGCAGATTATGCTTCAGAGAATGTTTTAAAGCTTGGTTATTCAGCCGAGGATTTCGTACTTGGGCGAATTAATTATGGAGATCTGGTCCATCCCGATGATTATCAAATGGTAAAGGATACACTTAAAGGAAAGTGTAAGGAGGGAAGTGACAACTATAACTCAGAATATCGTTTGATAACAAAAGATGGAAATTTATTGTGGGTAAATGAGAAGACCTTTATTTTGAGGAACGGGGAAGGAAAAGCAACTCACTTCCAGGGAATTGTCCAAGATATTACCGAGCGCAAGCAAGCAGAAGAAGCAATGCTCCGTGCAAAAGTTGCTGCGGAATCTGCCAACATGGCCAAGACCGAATTCATCTCTAATATGAGCCATGAGCTAAGAACTCCCCTTACTATGATCATCGGATTCTCCGATCTACTTTGCAGTGAAGATTACGGCTCTTTGAATGAAGAGCAGAAGAAATACATATCTAAAGTTCTTAGAAATGGAAATCATCTGCTGGAACTGATCAATGATCTTTTGGATTTCTCAAATATTGAAACCGGTGAGATGGAACTTCGTGTTAATGAATTCACTGTATCCGATGCTATTGATGAAGTAGGAGCATTGATGATACCTCTTTCAAAAAAGAAAGGGATCGATCTGACATTTAACATCGACATTGAAATGCCTACCATAAAAGCAGACATGATCAAATTCAAGCAGGTCCTTTACAACCTTGTGAACAACTCCATCAAGTTCACAGATCAGGGAGGGGCAGTGACCATTGGTGGTAAAATATCTGATAGTTCTGTTAATATCTTCGTAAAGGATATTGGTATAGGTATTTCACAAGAGAATCAGGAAAAACTGTTCAAGCCGTTCTTCCAGGTGGATTCTTCAAACTCAAGAGAATATGGCGGTACAGGACTTGGCCTTGCTCTTGTTAAGAAATTTGTTGAAATGCATGGTGGTGAGGTCTGGGTCAAGAGTGAACTTGGAAAAGGAAGTACATTTGGATTTAGCATGCCAACTGATCCTGAAAACATATCCTGTTGA